A genome region from Bacteroidota bacterium includes the following:
- the larC gene encoding nickel pincer cofactor biosynthesis protein LarC: MRIAYFDCFAGVSGDMTVAAMISAGMPVEHLRTELAKLPLTGYTISTRLLERSMISAEKFDVNLEHHHDEHEHHDEHEHHNEGHEHHHDDHGHHHGNHHHHEHHETHVHSHGMSYAEIYSLIGASTLAERVRARAQAIFHAIGEAEAQIHNVPLEKIHFHEVGAIDSIVDIVSVAIGLEYFEVEECRSRVVPLGAGGMIETAHGLMPIPTPATLEILKGYPTELGRVSTEMTTPTGAGIIRALSGGLLATNDRIEPVTVGYGAGTMEFKEVPNLLRIVIGELNVAPSAGEAFPDIDYVIQLTTAIDDMTPAMLASVQERLMEAGALDAYLRSIVMKKGRAAQELVILSSEDLAESMLGILARETTTLGVRIEKIERRIARRNAVQLNHDEFGPVRAKEVVRNGRRETEIEHEEVKRIAREHGLSMREVSEHFRHV; this comes from the coding sequence ATGCGTATCGCCTATTTCGATTGCTTTGCCGGTGTCAGCGGCGACATGACTGTTGCCGCAATGATCTCGGCCGGAATGCCGGTAGAGCATTTGCGCACCGAACTTGCTAAACTCCCGCTCACGGGCTACACCATCTCCACGCGCCTCCTCGAGCGGAGCATGATCTCCGCCGAGAAGTTCGATGTCAATCTCGAACATCATCATGATGAGCATGAGCATCATGATGAGCATGAACATCATAATGAAGGCCATGAGCATCACCACGATGACCATGGGCACCATCATGGCAATCATCATCATCACGAGCATCATGAGACTCATGTGCACTCGCATGGGATGAGCTATGCGGAGATCTATTCGCTCATTGGCGCAAGCACGCTTGCAGAACGAGTTCGCGCCCGGGCGCAAGCGATCTTTCATGCCATTGGAGAAGCTGAAGCGCAAATTCACAACGTGCCGCTGGAGAAGATTCATTTTCACGAAGTTGGCGCGATCGATTCGATTGTCGACATTGTCTCGGTCGCAATTGGGCTGGAGTATTTCGAGGTGGAGGAGTGTCGCTCGCGGGTTGTGCCGCTCGGCGCAGGAGGTATGATAGAGACAGCACATGGTCTTATGCCGATCCCGACGCCCGCGACACTTGAAATCCTGAAAGGGTATCCCACCGAGCTCGGTCGTGTCAGCACGGAAATGACAACGCCGACCGGCGCCGGGATTATTCGCGCCCTCAGCGGTGGGTTGCTCGCAACCAACGATCGCATTGAGCCCGTCACAGTCGGCTACGGCGCCGGTACGATGGAGTTCAAGGAAGTGCCGAATTTACTGCGAATTGTGATCGGTGAATTGAACGTGGCTCCGAGCGCGGGTGAAGCATTTCCCGATATTGATTATGTTATTCAGTTGACCACTGCGATCGATGATATGACGCCGGCCATGCTCGCTTCGGTCCAGGAGCGACTGATGGAAGCCGGTGCGCTCGACGCCTATCTTCGCTCGATTGTCATGAAAAAGGGCCGTGCCGCGCAGGAATTGGTGATTCTTTCGAGTGAGGACTTAGCTGAATCAATGCTCGGGATTCTAGCGCGCGAAACCACAACCCTTGGCGTTCGCATCGAAAAGATCGAGCGGCGCATTGCCCGCAGGAATGCCGTGCAGCTTAATCATGATGAATTTGGCCCGGTACGTGCCAAGGAGGTAGTGCGGAATGGCCGTCGGGAAACAGAAATTGAGCATGAGGAGGTGAAACGAATTGCCCGTGAGCATGGCTTATCAATGCGGGAAGTTTCCGAGCACTTCAGGCATGTGTAG
- a CDS encoding T9SS type A sorting domain-containing protein: MKRLYYIASLLTLLATAGTAHAKTWTINFGVGGSLTYEPSTLSVNVGDVIVWSGDFTNHPLSSTSVPAGASSFQMTSGGVTTFSYTVTTPGSYAYHCNIHFSFGMVGSFTASAGAGVENPATNILSMDPIFPNPANNVTMVHFTLDIPSHVRLLVYDGTGRLVTKAADQEMDAGFHMLTIDTKQLASGSYQYVLQAGEAVLRREMIVVR, translated from the coding sequence ATGAAACGACTTTACTATATTGCTTCACTTTTGACACTACTCGCAACAGCTGGAACTGCTCATGCGAAGACTTGGACCATCAATTTCGGAGTGGGCGGTAGTCTGACCTACGAACCATCGACGCTCTCGGTAAATGTGGGCGACGTCATCGTCTGGTCCGGTGATTTTACAAATCATCCGCTCTCCTCAACCAGCGTCCCGGCTGGCGCATCATCATTCCAAATGACGAGTGGTGGTGTTACGACATTTAGTTACACCGTGACGACCCCAGGGAGCTACGCCTACCACTGCAATATCCACTTCAGTTTTGGCATGGTCGGTAGCTTTACAGCGAGCGCGGGAGCAGGAGTCGAGAATCCTGCAACGAATATTCTCTCAATGGATCCGATCTTCCCCAATCCCGCGAACAATGTAACAATGGTCCATTTCACACTCGATATCCCATCTCACGTCCGGTTGTTAGTCTATGATGGGACCGGAAGGCTCGTCACTAAGGCTGCAGATCAGGAAATGGATGCGGGATTCCACATGCTCACGATCGATACCAAACAGCTTGCCTCCGGCAGCTATCAGTATGTCCTTCAGGCGGGAGAAGCCGTGTTACGACGCGAGATGATTGTGGTCAGGTAA
- the smc gene encoding chromosome segregation protein SMC encodes MYLSKLEIIGFKSFAQKTLLKFDAGMTAIVGPNGCGKTNVVDAIRWALGEQRASTLRSDLMENVIFNGTRTRKPLGMSEVSLTIENTKGILPTEYREVTITRRLFRSGESEYLLNKAQCRLKDIIELFMDTGMGANAYSVIELKMIETILSDRTEERRKLFEEAAGVTKYKARRKEALRRLEQVALDLSRVDDIVKEVTKSVATLERQAERAKRHAELSGELRSLEIELIEREFAQHIGRMSPLREELSSAANQRDQITGELSKYEALLDVLEREEHDLEAQLASGDRAVHEKSAIIQRTRETIVATEERLRSLAEQRERATTERERLILEKQELTERLSVIGTSHEEATRNRAAIEDEMREKEQIKSQADDVLRAKRQELSKARDEVYTLLNLRNQRSNELERRRARSHEIERRLAHIEAEQSGISGKRETLETQSTELARELETANAAVAAAEQEGLVAQDRKEQLKTELDTKQNESFALQGEIGKKISKIEFFTSLVEQGTGAGEAAEYLMAEPGWASQEPIMVADAFTTDAAYRAAFESVLGEIAYYLIVPTSRDAFEAVEVLRHSQKGKATLVALDRVPAPTEALSQGAVSTGARRALSLAKFDEKYGNLFQLLLGSIVIVDTVDQAYATLDADRSVERCVTIEGEVITRQGFVRGGSRKSTEGIVIGKREQIEELEIEVENLKAQLEICEQRVAELNSAFEAINIRAAAARTREREEARRAVQVRSSQVEYELRRSLEQLNALGEEAGRLRNDLTPLTESLAAIAGEVAEFERQHSEAMEGAARSQLAVETAEQLLADESRRWTEVQVHYAGLSSEITRLESERLGAERAIASATQLAEQRVRERERAETDHVEHTAKLETFRTMLTGLEAELASATGQRDELAEAKRTKQAEAHTYREALREERARHNKTIDITHELELKLQEIEQKVQALRERAAQEFEILSLELKSFVEDETGTEGEAFSFGDARESVRELKQKIKNLGAVNLLAYDEFQKESERLQFLTAQRKDLNDAQRNLAETIEEINQTATRQFVETFEEVRKHFQDIFRSLFAEGDECDLNLEADKDPLEAQIEITAKPRGKRAQSIDLLSQGEKTMTAIALLFAIYLVKPSPFCILDEVDAPLDDSNIDRFLTIIRRFAQNTQFIVVTHNKRTMAAADALYGVTQEEDGLSKIVSVRLKREGMIVRGKGAEAQAVLAEELLEAA; translated from the coding sequence ATGTATCTATCAAAATTAGAAATCATCGGGTTTAAGTCATTCGCGCAGAAGACTCTGCTGAAATTCGATGCCGGTATGACCGCAATTGTCGGTCCCAATGGCTGCGGCAAGACCAACGTGGTCGATGCGATCCGTTGGGCGCTTGGCGAGCAGAGAGCCAGCACGCTCCGCAGCGATCTGATGGAGAATGTCATCTTTAATGGGACGCGGACGCGCAAGCCCCTCGGCATGTCGGAAGTTTCTCTGACCATCGAGAACACGAAGGGTATTTTACCCACGGAATACCGCGAAGTGACAATCACTCGCCGATTATTCCGCTCCGGGGAGTCCGAATATTTGCTGAATAAGGCGCAGTGCCGCCTGAAGGACATTATCGAGCTCTTCATGGATACCGGCATGGGCGCCAACGCCTATTCGGTGATCGAACTGAAGATGATCGAAACGATCCTTTCGGACCGCACCGAAGAACGGCGCAAGCTCTTCGAGGAAGCAGCCGGCGTCACGAAATACAAAGCTCGCCGCAAGGAAGCGCTTCGACGGCTGGAGCAAGTCGCGCTGGATCTCTCTCGCGTGGATGATATTGTCAAGGAAGTGACGAAATCGGTCGCGACGCTGGAGCGGCAGGCCGAGCGTGCCAAACGCCACGCGGAGCTATCCGGCGAATTGCGGTCGCTCGAGATCGAACTGATCGAGCGCGAATTCGCCCAGCATATTGGGCGGATGAGTCCGTTGCGCGAGGAGCTATCCTCGGCGGCAAATCAACGCGATCAAATTACGGGCGAACTTTCGAAATACGAAGCATTGCTCGACGTACTCGAGCGCGAAGAGCACGATTTAGAAGCACAGCTTGCATCGGGCGACCGCGCTGTCCACGAAAAATCCGCGATCATCCAGCGGACCCGCGAGACGATTGTAGCTACCGAGGAGCGTCTCCGTTCACTCGCCGAACAACGTGAGCGTGCGACGACAGAGCGTGAGCGACTCATTCTCGAAAAGCAAGAACTGACCGAGCGGCTCTCCGTGATCGGCACCTCGCATGAGGAAGCGACTCGCAATCGTGCTGCGATAGAGGATGAGATGCGGGAGAAAGAGCAGATCAAGTCCCAGGCGGACGATGTGCTCCGCGCCAAACGTCAGGAATTGTCGAAGGCGCGCGATGAAGTCTATACGCTTCTGAATCTTCGCAACCAACGCTCGAACGAACTCGAGCGCCGGCGCGCCCGGTCCCACGAGATCGAACGTCGCCTGGCGCATATCGAAGCGGAACAATCCGGCATCAGCGGAAAGCGCGAGACACTCGAAACGCAAAGCACGGAGCTTGCCCGTGAACTCGAGACGGCCAATGCCGCCGTTGCCGCCGCCGAGCAAGAGGGGCTCGTGGCACAGGACCGAAAGGAGCAACTCAAAACCGAGTTAGACACGAAGCAGAACGAGTCCTTCGCATTGCAGGGCGAAATTGGCAAGAAGATCTCTAAGATCGAGTTTTTTACAAGTCTTGTGGAACAAGGCACCGGCGCTGGTGAAGCCGCGGAATACCTGATGGCTGAGCCTGGCTGGGCCTCACAAGAGCCGATCATGGTCGCCGACGCATTCACCACCGATGCGGCCTACCGCGCCGCGTTTGAAAGTGTATTAGGCGAAATCGCGTATTATCTCATCGTCCCCACAAGCCGAGATGCGTTCGAAGCCGTCGAAGTCCTTCGGCATTCACAAAAGGGCAAGGCGACTTTGGTCGCGCTCGATCGAGTGCCGGCTCCCACTGAAGCCTTGAGTCAGGGCGCGGTTTCCACTGGTGCGAGGCGCGCGCTTTCGCTTGCCAAGTTCGATGAGAAATATGGCAATCTTTTCCAACTCTTGCTGGGAAGCATCGTAATCGTCGATACGGTCGATCAGGCCTATGCCACGCTGGATGCGGATCGATCGGTCGAACGATGCGTAACGATCGAGGGTGAAGTCATTACACGTCAGGGTTTCGTCCGTGGCGGATCGCGTAAGAGCACCGAAGGCATCGTAATTGGCAAGCGCGAGCAGATCGAAGAGCTGGAGATTGAAGTCGAGAATCTGAAAGCGCAACTGGAGATTTGCGAGCAGCGCGTGGCAGAGCTCAACTCGGCATTTGAGGCGATCAATATCCGGGCAGCGGCGGCGCGAACTCGCGAGCGCGAGGAAGCGCGACGCGCCGTACAAGTGCGATCCTCCCAGGTCGAGTACGAACTGCGTCGCTCGCTCGAACAGCTTAACGCGCTCGGTGAGGAAGCGGGGCGGTTACGCAATGATCTTACTCCACTAACAGAATCACTGGCCGCGATTGCCGGTGAAGTTGCGGAGTTCGAGCGGCAGCATTCTGAAGCGATGGAGGGCGCCGCGCGTTCGCAACTCGCTGTCGAAACGGCCGAACAATTGCTCGCCGATGAATCGCGCCGCTGGACCGAGGTGCAAGTGCACTACGCGGGGCTTTCGAGTGAGATCACACGTCTGGAATCCGAGCGCCTGGGTGCCGAGCGTGCTATTGCATCGGCCACGCAGCTTGCGGAGCAACGCGTTCGCGAGCGAGAGCGCGCTGAGACCGACCACGTTGAGCATACAGCGAAGCTCGAGACGTTTCGCACAATGCTGACCGGCCTTGAAGCAGAGCTTGCCAGTGCTACCGGGCAACGCGACGAACTTGCTGAAGCCAAGCGGACCAAGCAAGCGGAAGCACATACATACCGCGAGGCCCTGCGCGAGGAACGCGCCCGTCACAATAAGACGATTGATATTACCCACGAACTTGAACTTAAGCTCCAGGAGATCGAGCAGAAGGTCCAGGCCCTTCGCGAGCGTGCCGCACAGGAGTTCGAAATCCTTTCGCTCGAACTGAAGTCGTTTGTCGAAGACGAGACCGGCACTGAAGGCGAAGCATTCAGCTTTGGAGATGCGCGCGAAAGTGTGCGGGAGCTAAAGCAAAAGATCAAGAACTTGGGAGCGGTCAATCTTTTGGCTTATGATGAATTCCAGAAGGAGAGCGAACGACTCCAATTCCTGACTGCACAGCGCAAGGATCTGAACGATGCGCAAAGGAATCTCGCAGAGACCATCGAAGAGATCAACCAAACCGCTACGCGCCAGTTTGTTGAGACATTCGAGGAGGTGCGCAAACACTTCCAGGATATTTTCCGGTCGCTTTTTGCAGAGGGTGACGAATGCGATCTCAATCTCGAAGCCGACAAAGATCCGCTCGAAGCACAAATCGAAATTACGGCCAAGCCACGAGGCAAGCGCGCTCAGTCCATCGACTTGCTTTCGCAAGGCGAGAAGACTATGACGGCAATCGCATTACTTTTCGCGATTTATCTCGTCAAGCCGAGTCCATTCTGCATCTTAGACGAAGTGGACGCACCGCTCGATGATTCAAACATCGATCGCTTCCTCACGATCATTCGCCGCTTCGCGCAAAACACGCAGTTCATCGTCGTGACGCACAACAAGCGCACGATGGCCGCCGCCGACGCGCTCTATGGCGTGACGCAGGAAGAGGACGGTCTCTCGAAGATCGTCAGCGTCCGCCTCAAACGCGAAGGGATGATCGTTCGTGGTAAAGGCGCCGAAGCGCAGGCAGTTTTGGCGGAAGAGTTGCTCGAAGCTGCATAG
- a CDS encoding aspartate ammonia-lyase produces the protein MRTERDSLGVLELPDDAYYGIQTLRAVQNYPISGLKPHPTFVRAYALLKKACAKANERAGALKPELSKAICDVCDEIIEGGLRDQFVVDVFQAGAGTSTNMNTNEVISNRALEKAGKPRGAYDQISPNDHVNMSQSTNDSYPTAMRLSAMLMMRERMYPAIETLRVAFEQKATEFDDAVKSGRTHLQDAVPITLGQEFGAWATMMRRHTKRLMGAENDVAYLGIGGSAAGSGLNTPVGYRGFVVEELRTYTGLEVKEGVDLFELMQSLAPFVHLMGAMKNLALDIIKISGDLRMLCSGPMTGFAEVTLPAVQPGSSIMPGKVNPSILEMVSQVAMQVVGCEQVVSYASQGGQLELNVMMPVVQFNIAFAIEIFSNTLEVMARKCIDGIVCDRERMRHYAETSGSLVTALAPEIGYLKAAELAKASLKKRKTIRALVLEEGLMEEKHLDAVLDLKKMAKGN, from the coding sequence ATGAGAACCGAACGCGACTCCCTCGGCGTCCTCGAACTTCCCGATGACGCATATTACGGTATCCAAACCCTCCGCGCCGTCCAGAACTATCCGATCTCTGGGCTCAAACCACATCCGACCTTTGTGCGGGCCTATGCGCTCCTGAAGAAGGCATGTGCCAAAGCGAACGAGCGCGCTGGGGCGCTTAAGCCCGAGCTCTCGAAAGCCATTTGCGATGTCTGTGACGAGATCATCGAAGGCGGCTTGCGGGATCAGTTCGTCGTCGATGTCTTCCAGGCCGGAGCCGGCACGAGCACCAACATGAACACCAACGAGGTGATCTCGAATCGTGCTCTTGAAAAGGCTGGCAAACCCCGCGGCGCATACGATCAGATTTCGCCAAACGATCATGTCAACATGTCGCAATCAACAAACGACAGTTATCCGACGGCCATGCGACTCTCTGCGATGCTGATGATGCGGGAGCGCATGTATCCTGCCATCGAGACTCTACGCGTTGCGTTCGAACAAAAGGCCACGGAATTTGACGATGCTGTGAAATCCGGCCGCACCCATTTGCAGGATGCCGTACCGATTACGCTCGGACAGGAATTTGGCGCATGGGCAACGATGATGCGCCGGCACACGAAACGCCTGATGGGTGCCGAGAATGATGTTGCCTATCTTGGAATTGGCGGCAGCGCTGCGGGATCAGGCCTCAACACGCCGGTCGGCTATCGGGGCTTTGTGGTTGAGGAGCTTCGCACTTACACGGGACTCGAAGTAAAGGAAGGTGTCGATCTTTTTGAACTCATGCAATCGCTCGCGCCATTCGTACACCTTATGGGTGCCATGAAGAATCTTGCGCTTGATATTATCAAGATCTCTGGCGATTTGCGGATGCTTTGCTCGGGACCCATGACCGGCTTCGCTGAAGTAACACTGCCGGCGGTCCAACCCGGATCGAGCATCATGCCCGGAAAGGTCAATCCATCCATACTGGAAATGGTATCGCAGGTCGCCATGCAAGTCGTAGGCTGCGAGCAGGTCGTTTCTTACGCATCGCAAGGGGGCCAACTCGAACTCAACGTAATGATGCCCGTCGTGCAGTTCAACATCGCGTTCGCAATCGAGATCTTTTCGAACACACTCGAAGTCATGGCGCGCAAGTGCATCGATGGCATCGTTTGCGATCGTGAGCGTATGCGACACTATGCAGAAACGAGTGGCAGCCTTGTAACTGCACTCGCTCCGGAGATCGGCTATCTCAAGGCGGCTGAACTCGCAAAAGCATCCCTGAAGAAGCGCAAGACAATCCGCGCACTCGTGCTCGAGGAGGGGCTGATGGAAGAGAAGCACCTGGACGCAGTTCTCGATCTGAAGAAGATGGCGAAAGGTAATTGA
- the rpoN gene encoding RNA polymerase factor sigma-54: protein MLQLRQSQSLQQRLTPQQVQYLKLLQLPILSLEQRIKSELEENPMLEEASEEEESAQQGPTEEQIAERVEAEPIAEAAGGTLEGSMDERSAVSAADREERMQEDSARETSAAENDYSFEDFMNDDTEGWKTPTAGQFDEDREDVPHAAQESFTESLYNQIAMLNLPDKYRALAEEIVGSIDEDGYLRVPLEQVAKDAGVFYGVEYTLPEAEAILHKIQKLDPAGCAARDLRECLAVQLEVMPNHNPTREVARRIVHDRFDDFVNRRFAALSRHLGMDLTQLKPAIELIQHLNPKPGAPSGELSESTKYITADFYIEKTPDGKDFLITLNERGVPPLRVNAAYKDLIRKQAPEHGQHLNAEAKDFIKKKFEAAKFFIMAIYQRRETMMRVMQSIIAHQRGFFEHGEKLLRPLIYKTIAEDIGMDISTICRVVNGKYCQTDFGVFELKYFFSEAIPTHAGEGGENSEGEAVANKVVKSRIKDIIDAEDGREPLSDEKIVQLLNTEGFDVARRTVAKYREQMNVPVARLRKKLM, encoded by the coding sequence ATGCTTCAGTTACGACAAAGTCAATCGCTCCAGCAGCGGCTCACGCCGCAGCAGGTGCAGTATTTGAAGCTGCTGCAACTCCCGATTCTTTCGTTGGAGCAGCGCATCAAGAGCGAGCTCGAAGAGAATCCGATGCTCGAAGAGGCTTCCGAGGAAGAAGAATCGGCCCAGCAAGGTCCGACGGAAGAACAAATTGCTGAGCGGGTAGAGGCCGAGCCCATTGCGGAAGCTGCCGGTGGGACGCTCGAAGGATCGATGGATGAACGCTCCGCGGTCAGTGCCGCCGATCGGGAAGAGCGCATGCAAGAAGACAGCGCAAGAGAGACTTCCGCCGCCGAAAACGATTATTCGTTCGAGGACTTTATGAACGACGATACCGAAGGCTGGAAGACGCCGACGGCCGGACAGTTTGATGAGGACCGCGAAGATGTGCCACACGCAGCACAAGAATCGTTCACAGAATCGCTTTATAACCAGATCGCGATGCTGAACTTGCCTGACAAGTACCGCGCTCTGGCTGAAGAAATCGTTGGTTCGATTGATGAGGACGGGTATTTGAGGGTACCGCTCGAACAAGTTGCAAAAGACGCTGGCGTGTTTTATGGTGTTGAATACACCTTACCCGAAGCGGAAGCAATCCTTCACAAGATTCAGAAACTCGATCCGGCCGGTTGTGCGGCGCGGGATCTCCGGGAGTGTCTGGCCGTCCAGCTCGAAGTCATGCCGAACCATAATCCAACGCGCGAAGTCGCGCGACGGATCGTGCACGACCGATTCGATGATTTCGTCAATCGCCGGTTCGCGGCTCTCTCGCGACACCTGGGCATGGACTTGACCCAGCTGAAGCCAGCGATCGAACTGATTCAGCATCTGAATCCGAAACCGGGCGCGCCGAGCGGCGAACTCTCGGAGAGCACGAAGTATATCACGGCTGATTTTTATATCGAAAAGACGCCCGATGGGAAAGATTTTCTCATTACGCTGAACGAGCGGGGTGTTCCGCCACTTCGAGTCAATGCGGCATATAAGGATCTAATCCGAAAGCAAGCGCCGGAACATGGACAGCATCTGAATGCGGAAGCCAAGGATTTCATCAAGAAGAAGTTCGAGGCCGCTAAGTTCTTCATCATGGCGATTTACCAACGCCGGGAAACCATGATGCGAGTCATGCAGTCCATCATTGCGCATCAGCGGGGATTCTTCGAACATGGCGAAAAGCTCCTGAGGCCACTCATCTACAAGACCATTGCCGAGGATATCGGCATGGACATTTCTACTATTTGCCGCGTCGTCAATGGCAAATACTGCCAAACGGATTTTGGCGTATTCGAACTCAAGTACTTTTTCAGCGAGGCCATCCCGACTCACGCGGGTGAAGGTGGCGAAAATAGCGAAGGCGAAGCCGTCGCAAACAAAGTCGTGAAGTCCCGCATCAAGGATATCATCGATGCCGAAGACGGGCGCGAGCCACTCAGCGATGAAAAAATTGTCCAGTTGCTGAATACCGAAGGGTTCGATGTCGCTCGGCGCACGGTCGCGAAATACCGCGAGCAGATGAATGTGCCCGTGGCCCGTTTGCGCAAAAAGCTGATGTAG
- a CDS encoding OmpA family protein: MRSRFLSIGFLLTLALCPFGTPSARAQFLALRSPFERFTDYRLIIGWGASTPPNSQWDEFTHSTWAVTNKQINFNQYASIEYGQFRLGFMAYKFPTSVLPFVVWNPQFQIDRFGVGGDSNRLALSIRAENLFAKRDANEYLGNGQSDKSRYPDRNSLSFLVTYWLGHNLDTSDYARFLREASAEDMREDVVAGPVLPGSGSEVRYSTRNGFSIGFGLGSGKYSGSGPISRYLNFLSNYNPYTDKGFPGFNPMALLRYRLRNLIAQLDIAGDDVNIGIVLRNLRHLDIETGLLRLEHVFPRSSRGPHRPEAFLSMRYAISLGKQSGFFEYGDAILNQLADSDGDGLTDLEEIMIYHTDPNNPDSDGDGIPDGDEVRIYGTNPLNPDTDGDGLNDGDEVHKYHTNPRLADTDGDGLNDGDEVLKYHTDPLLRDTDGDGLADGDEVNKYHTDPTKPDTDGDGLTDGEEVLTYKTNPLLPDTDGDGLTDGEEVKKMHSNPLNKDTDGDGVPDDQDGCPLEPGPKENNGCPLVAFKVGQRIDLPRVEFETGKATLLDQSFPALNQLLGLLTKYPTVRISIQGHTDNTGDSTFNQRLSVLRAASVKSWLVDHGIPPSRLETAGYGQTRPITTNSTDAGRETNRRIEFIIIEYKE, encoded by the coding sequence ATGCGCTCCCGGTTCCTGTCCATCGGATTTCTTTTGACGCTCGCGCTGTGTCCGTTTGGGACGCCCTCTGCGCGCGCGCAGTTTCTCGCGCTCCGATCGCCGTTCGAGCGCTTTACCGACTATCGTCTCATCATCGGCTGGGGTGCTTCGACGCCGCCAAATTCGCAGTGGGATGAGTTCACGCATTCCACTTGGGCGGTCACGAATAAACAGATCAACTTCAATCAATATGCTTCGATCGAGTACGGCCAGTTTCGATTGGGCTTTATGGCATACAAGTTTCCGACTTCCGTGTTGCCGTTCGTCGTATGGAATCCACAATTTCAAATCGATCGATTTGGGGTCGGCGGTGATTCCAACCGATTGGCGCTTTCGATTCGGGCCGAGAATCTCTTCGCTAAACGGGATGCGAATGAATACCTGGGCAATGGACAAAGCGACAAGAGCCGGTATCCCGATCGCAATTCTCTCTCGTTTCTCGTGACCTATTGGCTTGGCCACAATCTCGATACAAGTGACTATGCCCGGTTCCTACGAGAAGCATCAGCCGAAGATATGCGCGAAGATGTCGTGGCAGGTCCGGTGCTTCCAGGTTCTGGCAGCGAAGTGCGATACTCCACACGAAATGGCTTTAGTATCGGCTTTGGGCTTGGCTCCGGAAAGTATTCCGGCTCTGGTCCAATTTCGCGATATCTAAATTTTCTGAGCAATTACAATCCCTATACAGACAAAGGCTTTCCCGGCTTCAACCCGATGGCCCTGCTCCGGTATCGGCTACGCAATTTGATTGCACAACTCGATATTGCAGGCGATGATGTCAACATCGGAATCGTGCTTCGCAATCTGAGGCATCTGGATATTGAGACCGGATTGCTCCGGCTCGAGCATGTATTCCCTCGTTCTTCAAGAGGTCCGCACCGGCCGGAGGCATTTCTTTCGATGCGGTATGCTATCTCACTCGGCAAGCAAAGTGGCTTTTTCGAGTATGGCGATGCAATCCTGAACCAACTCGCGGATTCGGATGGCGACGGACTGACCGATCTCGAAGAGATCATGATCTATCACACTGATCCGAACAATCCGGATTCGGATGGGGATGGAATTCCGGATGGCGATGAAGTCCGAATCTACGGTACAAATCCGCTCAATCCGGATACCGATGGCGATGGGTTGAATGACGGCGATGAAGTTCATAAGTACCACACGAACCCCCGGCTCGCAGATACAGATGGTGACGGGCTCAACGATGGCGATGAGGTCCTGAAGTATCATACCGACCCTCTGTTGCGCGATACTGACGGCGATGGACTGGCCGATGGCGATGAGGTCAATAAGTACCACACTGACCCAACCAAACCCGATACCGATGGCGATGGACTAACTGACGGTGAGGAAGTGTTGACCTATAAGACCAATCCGCTATTACCCGATACGGATGGCGACGGTTTGACCGATGGCGAGGAAGTCAAAAAGATGCACTCGAATCCGCTCAACAAAGACACGGACGGCGATGGTGTTCCCGATGATCAGGATGGATGTCCGCTCGAACCGGGACCCAAGGAGAACAACGGTTGTCCGTTGGTTGCCTTTAAAGTCGGTCAGCGTATTGACTTGCCTCGCGTCGAGTTCGAGACCGGGAAGGCGACCTTGCTCGATCAGTCGTTCCCGGCGCTGAATCAATTGCTCGGACTCCTGACCAAGTATCCGACCGTCCGCATCTCGATTCAGGGACATACGGATAATACGGGTGATTCCACATTCAATCAGCGCCTCTCGGTATTGCGTGCAGCGTCCGTCAAGAGTTGGCTGGTTGATCACGGTATTCCACCATCACGTTTGGAAACCGCCGGATATGGCCAAACCCGGCCGATCACTACAAACTCTACCGACGCCGGCCGCGAGACCAATCGGCGAATTGAGTTTATTATCATCGAGTATAAGGAATAA